From the Saccharobesus litoralis genome, one window contains:
- a CDS encoding D-alanine--D-alanine ligase has translation MSEKFGKVAVLYGGTSAERDVSIKSGTAVHQALISVGVDAHLFDTQQISPLKLKELGFERVFNALHGRGGEDGVIQGVLEYLQIPYAGSRVLGSALSMDKILTKQVWQSAGLPTAKFVMVKREQVAGVDYQAILERLNGKVFIKPAKEGSSIGMSMADTAVGLKSALEKAADYDCDILVEQFINGPEYTVAILAQESLPSISMQTPHEFYDYEAKYLANSTQYFCPSGLNEADEAHIQALAKQAFAAVSAEGWGRVDVMRDQDGQFYLLEANTVPGMTEKSLVPMAAKAKGIDFAELVCRILDSAK, from the coding sequence ATGAGCGAAAAATTTGGCAAAGTCGCTGTTCTTTATGGCGGGACTTCAGCAGAACGCGACGTATCAATTAAATCAGGAACTGCGGTTCATCAGGCATTAATCAGTGTTGGTGTGGATGCGCACCTATTTGATACTCAGCAGATATCGCCATTGAAACTTAAAGAACTGGGTTTTGAGCGTGTGTTTAATGCGTTGCATGGTCGCGGTGGAGAAGACGGTGTTATACAGGGCGTTTTAGAGTACTTGCAAATTCCCTATGCCGGCTCACGTGTGCTGGGTTCTGCATTGAGCATGGACAAAATTTTAACCAAACAAGTTTGGCAAAGTGCAGGTTTACCAACTGCTAAATTCGTAATGGTTAAGCGCGAGCAAGTCGCTGGTGTCGATTACCAAGCAATACTGGAACGTTTGAATGGCAAGGTTTTTATTAAGCCGGCGAAAGAAGGTTCGAGTATTGGCATGAGTATGGCCGATACGGCTGTAGGGTTAAAAAGCGCATTAGAAAAAGCCGCAGATTACGATTGTGACATTTTAGTTGAGCAATTTATTAATGGTCCTGAATACACAGTTGCCATATTAGCGCAAGAGTCGCTGCCGAGTATTAGCATGCAAACGCCGCATGAATTTTATGATTATGAAGCTAAATATTTAGCAAACTCTACCCAGTACTTTTGTCCGAGTGGCTTAAATGAAGCGGATGAAGCACATATTCAGGCGTTGGCGAAACAGGCGTTTGCTGCGGTTTCTGCGGAAGGCTGGGGGCGAGTCGATGTCATGCGAGATCAAGACGGACAGTTTTATTTATTAGAAGCCAATACGGTTCCAGGGATGACAGAAAAAAGCTTGGTTCCTATGGCGGCGAAAGCTAAAGGTATCGACTTCGCTGAGCTTGTTTGTCGAATATTAGATTCGGCGAAGTAA
- the murG gene encoding undecaprenyldiphospho-muramoylpentapeptide beta-N-acetylglucosaminyltransferase → MTNKVKHAVVMAGGTGGHIFPGLAVAEQLIAQGWTVSWLGTADRMEAQLVPKQGIEIDFIEIKGVRNKGFIRKLLTPFMVLQAICQALRILSKRKADVVLGFGGYAAMPGGIAAKILAKPLLIHEQNAAAGLTNRLLSKVANTTLVAFGKTKGLKRGCPVVGNPVRSSIKLTEKQQAEHQLRFLVVGGSLGAQVLNQQVPLAVKQLESQGLMVSVVHQTGKGNLAAVQQAYADVQSQVEVVEFIDDMAAAYQAADLVICRAGALTVSELALAGMPSILVPLPHAVDDHQTKNAQILVDAEAGILLPQPALLEGKLAGHLTELIELPNLLPTMASNCQKVAVTDSSIRVSQYVKDLVS, encoded by the coding sequence ATGACGAATAAAGTTAAACATGCTGTGGTGATGGCTGGCGGCACTGGTGGTCATATTTTTCCTGGTTTAGCGGTTGCAGAGCAATTAATCGCGCAAGGCTGGACCGTTTCTTGGTTAGGTACGGCTGATCGTATGGAAGCGCAACTGGTTCCTAAACAAGGTATTGAAATTGATTTTATTGAAATAAAAGGTGTGCGCAATAAGGGATTTATTCGCAAGCTGCTGACGCCATTTATGGTGTTACAGGCGATTTGCCAAGCATTACGCATTTTATCAAAACGCAAGGCGGACGTTGTTCTTGGTTTTGGTGGTTATGCCGCAATGCCGGGCGGTATTGCCGCAAAAATATTGGCTAAACCTTTGCTGATCCACGAGCAAAATGCCGCGGCGGGTTTAACTAATCGTTTATTAAGTAAGGTTGCCAATACCACTTTAGTGGCATTTGGCAAAACCAAAGGTTTAAAGCGTGGTTGTCCTGTTGTGGGTAATCCGGTGCGCAGCTCGATTAAATTAACCGAGAAGCAGCAAGCTGAGCATCAATTACGATTTTTGGTGGTTGGTGGCAGTTTAGGGGCGCAAGTGCTTAACCAGCAGGTGCCTTTAGCGGTGAAACAATTGGAGTCGCAGGGCTTAATGGTGTCGGTTGTGCATCAAACCGGTAAAGGTAATTTAGCTGCGGTACAGCAAGCCTATGCTGATGTGCAAAGTCAGGTTGAAGTCGTTGAGTTTATTGATGATATGGCAGCCGCGTACCAAGCTGCAGATTTGGTGATATGTCGCGCTGGCGCATTAACGGTTTCTGAGTTGGCTTTAGCCGGTATGCCAAGCATTTTAGTGCCTTTGCCGCATGCGGTGGATGATCATCAAACTAAAAATGCCCAAATTTTAGTGGACGCCGAGGCGGGTATTTTACTGCCTCAACCGGCGTTGTTAGAAGGTAAGTTAGCCGGTCATTTAACCGAGTTAATTGAGCTACCCAATTTATTGCCAACGATGGCGAGTAATTGTCAAAAGGTAGCTGTCACTGATTCGAGTATTCGAGTCAGTCAATATGTAAAAGATTTAGTAAGTTAG
- the murC gene encoding UDP-N-acetylmuramate--L-alanine ligase: MRRVQSIHMIGIGGSGMCGIAEVLLTDGYQVSGSDITQSANTQRLSAMGANIMIGHQADNISRADVVVISSAVAKDNPEVVAAKQNRIPVIQRAEMLAELMRYRHGIAVAGTHGKTTTTSLIASIFAEAELDPTFIIGGRLNSANTNARLGKSRYLVAEADESDASFLHLQPMISVVTNIEPDHMDTYDGDFENMKSTYVDFLHNLPFYGMAVLCFDDDVVVEMAQKIARNYLSYGFSSLADYRITEFSQAGKATQFTVLRPQKAAIKVKLNLPGRHNALNATAAIAVACDEGIADDVILAALNKFEGIGRRFEHHGQFSVAGGEIDFIDDYGHHPTEVAATLQSLRAAYPERRLVMAYQPHRYTRTRDLYEDFVDVLGQVDELCLLEVYSAGEAVIPGADSRSLCRSIRQRAGIEPIYVAKPDMLPASLAKTLRAGDVVITQGAGNIGGIAKLLVSLNFEHQAMLEHGVSA, encoded by the coding sequence ATGCGCCGAGTGCAATCTATCCACATGATAGGGATAGGTGGCTCGGGTATGTGTGGTATTGCCGAAGTATTACTCACTGACGGCTATCAGGTTTCTGGCTCTGATATTACGCAAAGTGCCAATACCCAACGTTTAAGTGCGATGGGGGCCAACATTATGATTGGTCATCAAGCAGACAACATTAGCCGAGCTGATGTTGTTGTTATCTCGAGTGCGGTAGCAAAAGATAACCCAGAAGTGGTAGCGGCTAAGCAAAATCGTATACCAGTTATCCAACGTGCTGAAATGTTAGCGGAATTAATGCGCTACCGCCATGGTATTGCGGTGGCAGGCACGCATGGTAAAACGACAACCACTAGTTTAATTGCCAGTATTTTCGCAGAGGCCGAGCTGGATCCAACATTCATTATTGGCGGGCGTTTAAACAGTGCTAACACTAACGCTAGATTAGGTAAAAGTCGTTATCTGGTCGCGGAAGCGGATGAATCTGACGCTTCATTTTTGCACCTGCAACCCATGATCTCGGTTGTTACCAATATCGAACCGGATCATATGGATACCTATGACGGCGATTTTGAAAATATGAAATCAACTTATGTTGATTTTCTGCATAACCTACCTTTTTACGGCATGGCGGTATTGTGTTTTGACGATGACGTTGTGGTTGAAATGGCTCAGAAAATTGCACGTAACTATTTAAGTTACGGATTTTCATCATTGGCGGATTATCGAATTACCGAATTTAGCCAAGCGGGTAAAGCGACCCAGTTTACGGTATTGCGGCCTCAAAAAGCGGCGATTAAGGTTAAGTTGAATTTGCCGGGGCGTCATAACGCATTGAATGCCACGGCCGCTATTGCAGTCGCTTGTGATGAAGGGATAGCGGATGATGTCATTCTGGCTGCGCTTAATAAGTTTGAAGGTATAGGGCGTCGCTTTGAACATCATGGCCAGTTTAGTGTGGCAGGTGGTGAAATTGATTTTATTGATGACTATGGGCATCACCCGACAGAGGTCGCTGCTACATTGCAATCTTTGCGTGCGGCTTATCCTGAACGTCGTTTAGTTATGGCTTATCAACCTCATCGTTATACCCGTACTCGCGATTTGTATGAAGACTTTGTTGATGTGTTGGGGCAGGTTGACGAATTGTGTTTGCTTGAAGTTTACAGTGCTGGCGAAGCGGTTATTCCTGGGGCTGATAGTCGGTCTTTGTGTCGCTCGATACGTCAACGCGCGGGAATTGAACCTATTTATGTTGCAAAGCCAGATATGTTACCAGCAAGTTTAGCAAAAACCTTACGTGCAGGGGATGTTGTGATAACGCAAGGTGCGGGTAATATTGGTGGCATTGCCAAATTGCTAGTTAGTTTGAATTTTGAACATCAAGCTATGCTTGAACACGGAGTATCAGCATGA
- a CDS encoding cell division protein FtsQ/DivIB, with protein MGVEKTQATQKPKMPELRQQIEQAGWPFWAGLVFFFWVLIGSLWLIEYVSEWLVDENRLPVKQIVVQGQQDYLTKQDVLQALELQMSQSFFALNVDKAQQQLEALDWIYSVSVRKEWPNRLKIYITEQNPQVHWNGDFLLNEYGDVFQADTDRLQRELAWLFGPEGDENQVLETYQKLSELMALYHVTINEMSLSERHALQITLKDGVKLNLGREDWLNRSQRFLQHYPQLKRAHNLDYVDLRYDTGFAVGLKQNNEDQS; from the coding sequence ATGGGCGTAGAAAAAACACAAGCGACTCAAAAGCCCAAAATGCCTGAGTTGCGGCAACAAATTGAGCAAGCCGGTTGGCCGTTTTGGGCTGGTTTAGTGTTTTTCTTTTGGGTACTGATTGGCTCACTGTGGTTAATTGAATATGTCAGTGAATGGCTGGTTGATGAAAATCGCTTACCGGTTAAGCAAATCGTCGTTCAAGGGCAGCAAGACTATTTGACTAAGCAAGATGTGTTGCAAGCGTTAGAGTTGCAAATGAGTCAAAGTTTTTTTGCATTAAATGTCGATAAAGCGCAGCAGCAATTAGAAGCGCTGGATTGGATATACAGCGTATCGGTACGCAAAGAGTGGCCGAATAGATTGAAAATTTACATTACAGAGCAAAATCCACAAGTACATTGGAACGGGGATTTTTTGTTAAATGAATATGGTGATGTATTTCAAGCAGATACGGATAGGTTACAACGAGAGTTAGCTTGGTTATTTGGCCCAGAAGGGGACGAAAATCAAGTATTAGAAACCTATCAAAAGTTAAGTGAGTTAATGGCTTTGTATCACGTAACCATTAACGAAATGTCGCTGTCTGAACGGCATGCTCTGCAAATAACGCTAAAAGACGGGGTTAAGCTTAATTTAGGACGAGAAGATTGGCTTAATAGAAGTCAGCGATTTTTGCAACATTACCCGCAGTTGAAGCGGGCGCATAATTTAGATTATGTCGACTTGCGTTATGACACTGGGTTTGCGGTTGGATTAAAACAGAATAATGAAGATCAGAGTTGA